A window of Planctomycetota bacterium genomic DNA:
GGCGCGCCCGTCGGGCCGAACCGGGTCACGAAGTCGCCGGGGTTGGTCGGGTGCGGCAACGGCAAGAGCGGCCCGGTCTCGCTGTCGCGGTCGTAGATCGTCACGGCATCCTCATCGACCATCACGACCGTCCAGCGGTTGGTGCTGATCGCATGTGTCTGGGCGTGCTGGATCTTGGCGATGAGCACGCGCTGTGCCGCGGAGATCCGCAGATTGGCCCGGTTGGACAGCGTCGGCACCAGCACCGCGGCAAGGATGCCGAGGATCACCAACACGATGAGAATCTCCACCAGCGTGAAGCCTCGTCGGCGCGGATCAGGATGTACGGGTCGCATGGACATGTCGGCGTTCACACCGAGCATCGTCCGATCCTGGGTGCCACTGAAGCCGATTTGCGACGGCTAGTCGAGCACCTTGAAGGTGGTTTGGGCGGTCACAACGTCCGAGAAATCGCGCACCGAAGCGGCGTCGGCGTCGTAGATCACTTCCAACTCGCCCGCCCAGTGATCGTCGAGACCGTCCGGGCGCGGCGCGGCGATGAGCAACGTGCCCTGAATCTTCACGGCCGCGCTGTCTTCACCGTGAAGGTGCTCGGCAACGTAGACCATACCCAGCACGCCGAACCGCGCATCCTTCTCGAACCGGAGTTCCTTACGTGTGAGCAACGCCGGCATGTTGTCGGCCGGGTTGATCGTGACGTCACCTTCGATGTAGATGTGATCGTGCCCGATGATCGTGCCGTTGACGGTGACGTTGTCGAGCGTTTTGTTGTTGCCGATGCGGTGTACGCCGAGCGGGTTGGACGCGCTCGTTCCCAGCGTGGTGTCCCGGACATCGTCGTGGTGGTACTCGATCGAATAGGTCTGCCCGTCGTAGACGTAGTCGTTGGTGTTGAGCAGCGAAACGTCGTGCGCCTGGGGCGAGGTTTCATCCTCGGCGTTGGGACCGGGTGCGGAGCCGTCGGGGTAGGCGGTGTGGTTCGTGGCCACGACCGGATCGGCGTACGTCGGGCCGGTGCCGGTGAAGGTCAGATTGTCGACGGCCTTGATGCCGCCGGTGATGGTCCAGTCGTGGGGCAACCTCGCGTTGCCACGCACCTGCAACGCGTGAGTCGGCTGAAAGACGGTTTCCCTTTGGACCCGCTGCTGGTCGCTGCGGGTGATGCCGTTGGTCGTCGTGGAGGCGTTGATCAGGAAGACATCGCCCGGCTCCGGCGTGACGGTGATCGCGACGTCGGTGCCGTCGATCGAGTAGACGCCGCCGGGCCAGTACGGGCCGTTGATGCCGTTGACGGTGCCCTCGTTGGATTCGTCGGGGTTGGCCAGGTAGTGCATGGCCAGTTCCATGC
This region includes:
- a CDS encoding type II secretion system protein, which produces MSMRPVHPDPRRRGFTLVEILIVLVILGILAAVLVPTLSNRANLRISAAQRVLIAKIQHAQTHAISTNRWTVVMVDEDAVTIYDRDSETGPLLPLPHPTNPGDFVTRFGPTGAPAMHEVSIVAANFGARPGLSFDEMGVPHSVFADGSNATPLIFSGNIIVSSDGITGSVEVEPITGEVTTP